From the Catharus ustulatus isolate bCatUst1 chromosome 2, bCatUst1.pri.v2, whole genome shotgun sequence genome, the window TGGCATTGTCTTCTCTACCCTTCCTCTTCAGCAaatggaagaggaggaaaacagtACCCACACACTCTGggcaaatggaaaagaaaacatcataCTGCAGTGAAGGGCTGACAGGGTTGCTTGAAATACCAGATGAAGGCAACTGAATACAAAagcagagacaaaagaaaacagaggcaTAGCCTTAgcaaagcagcagggagaaggcaTTCCTCATGCTTTCCAGCCTCCCGCTGTTCCCTCGCCTTCTGAGTTGTGGCTTCCCCCTTCTGGAAGCAGTTCCTTCTCCTCCTATCCCTCCTCCAAGAGctgtctttattttctgcttccagtttccaaaattcagttattttccTATGCAAGACCTATACAAGTTCATACATGTTAATTCCTTCCATTCCCCTTTactcttctttgtcttttaaGGAATCTGACACACAGTACAAGTAGGTGccaaggaaaaaacacaaacagaaataacaCCCTTCATGTGCTGTCAGTGCTAACAAAGACATCTCTAGGACAAGACCTGTGCAGCCTAAGGAAAACACCAGCAAAGCAGAACATAACACAAAAATGGACATCTCATGCAGACATTGCAGAATATCGTAGAGCATAAGGACACAAAGATCAGTATCTATGTTTTTCAGAAACAACATCAGACAGGAGAAGATTCAAGCTATGTTAACACACAAGCAGCTGAACCAGGAGAAGGTGGGAGGCCCTTATGACCTGCAGTCCACATTTCTGACTATATTGAATTGCCTTCCCCAGTTACCAGCTCTATTTCTCTCAGCACAAACAAGTGTTAGTTACCTGCATCATCTGAGACATGGTTTCATTGCCATAGTAGTGCAAAGAACTATTTCTGTCAGTGAAGTCGTACTTGAAGCCTGCCAGGTGGACTTCATGACATATGTGAAATGCCAGTGTAATGGCAATCAGTCCTGTTGTTGGATGCTTGGGTTTctacaacaaaacacaaaagagaaCACACACATAAATACCTGTCAGCCTGATGGGAACAGCGACAAGGCCAATCAGGCAGCCTGGGTCTTCTACAGATGTTAGATTTCACAGGTTGATCCCCTCCTGTctctaaagaaataaagtattgCCCCCAGAGGTCTTCCATTACTGGGGTGTCAGTCATGTCAGCCCTCCCTGGGATTCCTCAAGTTTCTAGTGAGGGCTGAGTCCACAGTGTAGCCCTTCCCTCCACAGAGGCATCAAGAAGGTCTCCCCATTGCTCTGCTCAGCTACTTTCATAAAACTGGGCAGGCTGGAAAACAACCCCCTCAAATTTGACTGAATGATGAGATGTGTTCAGAAGTTTCTAAATTATGGAGACCCAGATGAACAGAACATTATATGCCCAAATTTTCAAAGtaacaaaccaaaaaagcatAAAGGTTACTGCTACACAAATTTTACTgaatttgcatttcttcagaGCAGGGAAATTCCAGAAGAATTTTGCTTTAGACCTTCCCCTATATCCAttagaagaaacaaaattgtaaataaaactatttCTCCATACAATTAAGTTCAGAAGTAAATGCAATGTAAAATGAAGAGCATGTCATAAACAGGACTTAATTgtgcaaaattaaaagaaccTAACCAAAAGGTAGCATTTCTcacaaaaacacagaacaacTCCACACAACCATCTGCCCTATCTTGTGTTCAGATACATGACTTCGTTGGTAGCAGCAGAGGCTAAGATGATCTGGGGATGTAAATAAGGCAAGTTTTTTTAGAGAGAGATGAAGTCATTCATTCGACCAAGATGAAGCTAAGGTAAAAAAGTGTCTCCAGAAATGGACAAAACTTTCAGGAACCAATACCCTTCTTAGCTAAAGATTTTTCTCAGAGGACCAAATGAGCTATTGTAGACTTTCAGTAGCTGCAGTAAAACCTCAAATTGAGCATAAAATTATGGGCTTTCTTTGAACTCTGACCCAAGGCTCAGTTTGTCTCTGAAAAAGAAGCAGACAAACCAATACTAGACAACTCTGTGCACAGAAAAGGCAGATGTAATCGATGTATTTCTTTGCGACAACACATCATATGACAACACAAAAAATCCCTAGGAAGAAGTTACTATTCTCAGCTCTTTTAAGTCTAACTGAAGTCACAGAAATAAACTACCGCCTTTTGTGGAAAATTTTTTGGTACCTTTATGCTCTTGGAGTATTCCAGAAATACTATCTGCTTAAAATGTGCACTATGTCCAAGGCTCCTGCCAGTTAGCAAAATAACTTTCTGCCCTAGGGCCCAACATCATAAACTTAGTGGTGACTCTGTTGCAACATCCATACTAAACAGGACTCCAAAACTATGGCAGGAATGCTACATGTTAGGATTATTGCTATTTGGAAATATCAGAGGTTGTAACTAGCTCTGTTCACCTTCAGCTACCATAAAATTCACCTCAAAAGaatgtaatttaaaagcaaCTACTTCTAAAATGTACTATCATGCAATATCCATATATCCTTGGCCTGTAATTAAGTATTTTCAGCCTACTAATGGGAATAGGCACATATCTGGAATGACTCCACTACAATTTCTGAGTTTAGTGGTGCTGGGGCAACACATTCAGTTTTATTCCTGGCTCTACTAACAATCAGAAATGCTTGCTGGCTCTGCACTAATGTGCTTACTGGGAATGTGAGACTGGTTTAATGGAAAaggcagggacagcaaggaAAGCAACAGTGGTCACTGGCACCTCCCACAGGCAGAGGGGGCTGAAGCACAGGACAGCAAAGGCAGCACCAGCCCCCCACCAGGGATTAACAATAGTACACAGGGACGCAGTGTGAGACCCCTGATGTGACCTGCAGCTtaacccagctgtgccagggccactGCAGATGTGCAGGCTCCCAGCCATGGCCCACCTCCAATatgggaggaaaagggaggaagagCACGCTTGAGATTGATCATTGCTGTGCAAGGATGAGGGACTGCAAAACCCCTGGCATGCAATAAGCAGGATCTATATGGAGGTAGCAGAAGGGGACTCTAGGCATGGTGACACTAACCCAGATCTGTGCAGGGGCACCcaaaggcaggagaggagcaaaGGGTGACCAAGGGGCCTGTGCCTCTGTACCAGTACCAGCTGACACCATGCACATCTCTCTGACTGCTCTGCTTTTACTGCCTACTCCCACTGAGAGGGGAGCCCCAGAAGAGACAGGAGGGATTTCTGGACCCATGGAGGCCATGCATGTTCTGTGGCCATTTAGGAGATTAGTCAGGCATCCAATTACTAtgctgaaaagctgaaatgccACAAAGGCCCAAGCAAGCACATAACCAAAATGCCTATTCCAGTTTGAGAGTTaataagggagaaaaaagcCATTATTAggctcagaaaacagaaattttagaAAGAGGTACAGAACCTATACTCCACCACCCCCTCAAATATTAGAAAAAGTAAATTGGAGAAAGAAATTGTGGCAGATACTCCACAGTGACAGCCTGTCAGACATTTCCACATGTGTCAGTTGGGTGGTGTTGGTGAAGTGGGGATGTGACCCTAGGGAACTGTCCCTGTGCAAAATAGCACATGGTTGATCCTGACTGCACAAGGGAGGTTCCCAGCTTGATACTTTACCTTTcatcaaaaacatttttcaagaaTTGAAAACATTTGTCAAGAACTGACaataaaaaagttatttttatgtcCACATTGCTGGTTAGCACGTTACAATGCTAGGCATCAAATCAGTAAGCACAACCATGCTGCCAAACATTAATCATTAGCATAGGGGTGGGATACCCTCTATGTTCCCTAGTCTGCCCAGCCTCAGGAGTGTGAAATTGCAGCAGAGTTTGAGTTACCAGTTTAGAGGGGGGCTTTGTTTGGTGTGGGGTTACTTTCAGCATTGCGGTTTTCGGTGGAGGTTTcattgtttgggggtttttgtctgtttgttgttttgtgtgccatgggttgtttatttttaaaaaacacccaacaTTTAGTAGTTCAAGACTCTTATTATTTCTAGAAGCTCTTTGATCTGTCATGCAGTACTACCTGCCCAGTTTTGTCAAAGCCATTTCATCTGTCCAAAAAGCAGCCTCATTTCATACCAATTACAGAACCCATAAAAAGGTACTGTTGGCACAAAAGGCTGGCCACTCTCTTTCTGGGTTccattttcccatcttttttaAGCACCATCTAAATGGCAAACTACTTTAATGCAAGCCTAAAAGGCTTTCTATATTACAGTATACTGCAATAAAGATATAATTGCCTCTAAATACACATTTGGTTGCACAAAACCAGAagggacaaaagaaaaaagcgAACCTCCTTCTTAGGAAACCTCGTTGGGAAATGAAGCAACTCATAAGCAGTTTTCCTGGTGATGCTGGGATCAAGAATcctgatttgatttgatttgtaGATCATATTCAGAGCCGGTTTCTTCCAAAAGCCCTTTGCGCTCTGTGACAGGAAagtaaatatacatttttaacaACTAAAACCAGTTGAATTTAGTTTTGTAGCAACTCTACCCAGCACAAACTCCAAGGGCATGAGGTTAAAAAGGAGAGTGCTGAATCTCCCCAAGTCCAAAaccacctgctcctgcagcaggataacccactgccacagcagcagctggctgcaaaacagctttgcagaaagGTCCCTCATGGACAACATGTACCAACAATATGCCCTGGAGGTAATAAATGGTCACTGAGTGCTGGCCACATTAGTAAGAGCACAGACAACAGGCAGACAGAAGTTATCATTCTCAAGTACTTTGCACTGTGACCTTCCTGCAGGTCCACAAATGCTGTGTTGGGGTCCCCTATGAGCAGGAGAGCGTCAATCAGCAGAAGGTCACTACAACAGCCAAGGGGCCAGAGCTCACAGCACACAAAAAGGGTCTGAGCAGGCTGGGTTTCTTCAATCCATCTTCAACTATCTGGAAGGGCTTAACAAAGATGAGATCACACTCTTCTCAGAGGCACATAGTATCAAGACAAGGAGAAATTTTGTCCTGCAAGTATGCACAGAGTTTGTAGAAATATCACTGGAAATTTCTTGGACAAAAATACGCAAAATTTACTCGGACAATGCCCTGAGAACCCACTATGGTTTTGAACCTGGCCCTTAATgaagaagattaaaaattattttggactTAAGATGTCCTGACAGAGGTCACTTTCAACATTATTCTGCAATTCCTGCAAGTGCACAGGGTAAAATAACCTGGGAAATGTCTGGAGCATGCATGTTAAAATATCAAACACTAGGGAGAggataaaaatacatttcccaTAGGTAAACTGCTTTGTAGTGAGGAACTGATCAAATATGCACATTAGAAAGAAGACAAAGCACTTATGGAAGAGGGATAATAAATAAACTGACTAGGAGGAGATCCAAAGCTCCTCTCAGCTGGAAGGACTATGGTTAAAAGCAAATGTGCATTTCACATAAGAGAAGTGTGGCAAGATGAGCCAAGGCACATGAATAATTGAACTCACTATTTTCTGACCACCAAGTATCTCCCAAAGCCACTTCAAGTCCCGTGGTTTGAAGACAATGAGAACAACAGTGGTATTAGGGTCATAGTGGATGGGATCTGAGAAGATAGATTCTGGGTAAGAAAGGCGGAAAGTTGTCCTCCTTCCAACATCCTCTTCGTACCCTATCACAGGGCCATTATTCATTCTGCAGaggacagagacacagagacatTAGTGACTGCTCCACCCATGTTCCTAccgtgcagcagcagccacacgTGTTATCAGTCTGCAGGACAGACACCGTCTCTGGGTACAGGAAAGTTTAGCAGCCCAGCATTTACATATCCCATTACACAGCAGAGGAGCAATTATCAGGTGCACTCACCCTCTAAATTCAGAGGGATCAAGCACCCACAGGAACTTGGCCAAGGTGGTTTAGAATATAGTCACACAATTGCTTATCATGTGTCATTCAAGCATAAAGCAAGCATTCTGATTTGGCTCCAACACAGACACTAGAGAAGGGCAGAAAGAATTACCCATTCCTCTGTGTatacaaaatgaaaaggagaaaacatttaCCTTATTATAACATCATATGAGTCAATTTTCTCCCCTAGTGTCTTATTTCGAAGTACTCCTCCATTACCGACCACAACACACCGTCGACAGGCAATGCTGTGGAACAAAGGGAAGTTTTAATATTCATTACTTCCCTGGCTTCCTATTATTGATGATACTTCTGTACATTAACAGGCTTATTTTTTAAGTGAAGTCCTGTATCTTTTACAGGCCTTGGCCCCTACAAAGTAGATTCAATCCTgtaaaatgtacagtaatttcacaactataaggcgcacccttttgactaaaattttccctggaacccggaagtgcgccttatagtccggtgcgccttatctgatctacaaagttcaaaaaaattgcctacccggaagtgcgagctgcgagccacggggggagccggcagggccatggctgccacgtggaggtggggcggagcaggggcgggcacgccccggcc encodes:
- the ST3GAL6 gene encoding type 2 lactosamine alpha-2,3-sialyltransferase: MKRILLFFILAAAVMYGILHGNLWRNNFYWISFYGQTSSVRASPSYVTSGVTISYDQLPPTAVERRNALDTCLLKPAFESLLGVDKIYPFLCANDFIRVAEFQGSNKFELPYGIKRAEQFFRLALSRLQNCGLSSEEDSIACRRCVVVGNGGVLRNKTLGEKIDSYDVIIRMNNGPVIGYEEDVGRRTTFRLSYPESIFSDPIHYDPNTTVVLIVFKPRDLKWLWEILGGQKISAKGFWKKPALNMIYKSNQIRILDPSITRKTAYELLHFPTRFPKKEKPKHPTTGLIAITLAFHICHEVHLAGFKYDFTDRNSSLHYYGNETMSQMMQNEYHNITAEQKFLKKLIDKNFVVNLT